A genomic stretch from Arachis stenosperma cultivar V10309 chromosome 3, arast.V10309.gnm1.PFL2, whole genome shotgun sequence includes:
- the LOC130966231 gene encoding negative regulator of the PHO system-like, whose product MEISCRSASIKTNALKAGDIKGSNLLIDNDGVLKIADFGLASFFDPHHKHPMTSRVVTLWYRPPELLLGATEYGVGVDLWSAGCILAELLAEKPIIPGRTELSYLCNIFCASLRGSFAVIIVVKSKKNKSIAECGSLANFSQELQKLEEYRMNQKSIDSMEVQRLESSLNWKLEALLAAVNNKDTSHIVHVLAGTNALSDVLIRYKKKHTKSS is encoded by the exons ATGGAG ATTTCATGTAGATCTGCTTCAATCAAAACAAATGCCCTAAAAGCTGGTGATATAAAGGGATCAAACCTTCTTATTGACAATGATGGAGTTCTTAAAATTGCTGATTTTGGATTAGCATCGTTCTTTGATCCTCATCACAAGCATCCTATGACCAGTAGAGTGGTGACCTTATGGTATCGTCCTCCCGAACTTCTTCTCGGGGCCACCGAATATGGTGTCGGAGTGGACCTCTGGAGTGCTGGCTGCATTCTTGCTGAATTGTTGGCCGAAAAGCCAATTATTCCTGGTCGAACAGAG CTAAGTTATTTGTGTAACatattttgtgcttctctccgtGGTTCTTTTGCTGTCATTATAGTAGTTAAATCTAAGAAG AACAAAAGCATTGCTGAGTGTGGTTCTTTAGCT AACTTTTCTCAAGAGCTTCAAAAGCTAGAGGAGTATCGCATGAACCAGAAATCCATTGATTCAATG GAAGTGCAGCGATTAGAATCTTCTCTG AATTGGAAGCTGGAAGCGCTCCTTGCAGCTGTGAACAATAAAGATACCAGCCACATTGTTCATGTTCTAGCTGGTACAAATGCTCTTTCTGATGTGCTTATAAG
- the LOC130966232 gene encoding uncharacterized protein LOC130966232 encodes MAFRKVLMLLFCLVAIVTNLVSSTSARQLNDNNAAKDEKGANEGDHEVVNNNHVGNKETKPPMMGLGDQKQIDFPPIFPFPSFSFPPFPMPQIPSFGGIPGIPFPSLPVPAMPFPTFPPLDIPGIVPTPPT; translated from the coding sequence ATGGCTTTCCGTAAGGTTCTTAtgcttttgttttgtttggttGCCATAGTTACCAACCTTGTTAGTTCAACTAGTGCCAGGCAGCTAAATGATAATAATGCAGCAAAAGATGAGAAGGGAGCAAATGAAGGAGATCATGAAGTAGTGAATAATAATCATGTTGGTAACAAGGAGACCAAGCCACCAATGATGGGGCTAGGTGATCAGAAACAAATAGATTTTCCACCAATATTTCCATTTCCATCATTTTCATTTCCACCATTTCCAATGCCTCAAATCCCATCATTTGGTGGCATTCCTGGAATTCCATTTCCTTCTCTTCCAGTTCCGGCAATGCCTTTCCCTACATTTCCTCCACTTGACATCCCTGGGATTGTCCCTACTCCACCTACTTAA